A single genomic interval of Malania oleifera isolate guangnan ecotype guangnan chromosome 11, ASM2987363v1, whole genome shotgun sequence harbors:
- the LOC131168667 gene encoding dnaJ protein ERDJ3A isoform X1, with translation MPMHLRLPVFLLASLIFFAVEAKKLDPYKVLGIEKNASQREIQKAFHKLSLQYHPDKNKNKGAQEKFADINNAYEILSDEEKRKNYDLYGDEKGNPGFEAGSPGDRGGYTFFTSGGQGNSGFQFRPDDWQSMGGHGQSGAFSFSFGNPSGKSSFGFGLNDVFSNFFGGNPNAGGHFGGFDSSTKSKPGSMGSKSIQAVNSQVFKKEITDQGITWLLFSYTPTLKGNQYYESIVEEVASSLQGALKVGSINCEKEQSFCKDLGVYPRRAPRIFLYSYKTSDSGSLIEYNGDLVAKGLKIFCQDHLPKFSKRVDLDNFDFSHTVDGLPRVMLLSMKKDTPVIWRALSGLFYKRFVFYDARVRDVSDPMVKNLGVDALPAVVGWLPNGEKKVLKAGISVKDLKSAIHDLSVLLDGFERKCKKVASNQAKNPETESVDKKIPLLTGSNFDALCRERTPVCIIGVFRSPRAREKLESILLMVSQKSLTRRQNTASSSRDSISYALLDATKQPAFLNAFDKSGFKSLDKFLVAYKPRKGKFAAFVSETTAEEVEKFISSILNGDVQFSKTRQKPMLK, from the exons ATGCCCATGCACTTGAGGCTTCCGGTCTTTCTTTTGGCCTCGCTGATTTTCTTCGCCGTAGAAGCAAAGAAACTCGATCCCTACAAG GTTCttgggattgagaaaaatgcaagTCAGCGTGAAATTCAGAAAGCTTTTCACAA gcTTTCTCTTCAATATCATCCcgacaaaaacaaaaacaaaggtgCTCAAGAGAAATTTGCTGATATTAATAATG cGTATGAAATATTATCTGATGAAGAGAAGAGAAAGAATTATGATCTCTACGGGGATGAGAAGGGCAATCCTGGATTTGAAGCTGGCAGCCCTGGGGACCGTGGAGGATATACCTTCTTCACAAGTGGTGGACAAGGCAACAGTGGGTTTCAGTTCAGACCGGATGACTGGCAAAGTATGGGTGGTCATGGACAATCTGGGGCATTCTCATTTTCGTTTGGCAACCCCAGCGGCAAGAGTTCATTTGGTTTTGGCCTGAATGatgttttttctaatttttttgggGGCAATCCAAATGCTGGTGGTCACTTTGGTGGTTTTGATAGTTCAACAAAGTCTAAGCCTGGGTCTATGGGTTCTAAGAGCATCCAGGCTGTAAATTCACAGGTGTTTAAGAAAGAAATAACTGACCAAGGTATCACTTGGCTTCTGTTCTCTTACACACCTACATTGAAGGGGAATCAATATTATGAATCTATTGTAGAGGAGGTAGCCAGCTCATTACAAGGAGCTTTAAAG GTAGGAAGCATAAATTGTGAAAAGGAGCAGTCTTTCTGTAAGGACCTTGGCGTGTATCCCCGTAGAGCACCAAGGATATTTCTCTATTCATATAAAACAAGTGACAGTGGTTCTTTGATAGAGTATAATGGTGACTTGGTTGCAAAAGGTTTGAAGATCTTTTGTCAAGATCACTTGCCGAAGTTTTCAAAGCGTGTAGATTTGGATAATTTTGACTTCTCTCATACTGTGGATGGGCTGCCTAGGGTGATGCTTCTCTCTATGAAGAAAGATACACCTGTGATTTGGCGAGCTCTAAGTGGCTTGTTTTACAAACGCTTCGTCTTCTATGATGCAAGG GTTCGTGATGTTTCTGATCCGATGGTGAAAAATTTAGGAGTAGATGCACTTCCAGCTGTTGTTGGATGGCTACCAAATGGGGAGAAGAAAGTCTTAAAAGCAGGGATTTCTGTGAAAGATTTGAAATCTGCCATTCATGATCTTAGCGTCTTGCTTGATGGTTTTGAAAGAAAGTGCAAGAAAGTTGCTTCAAATCAGGCTAAAAATCCTGAGACTGAGTCGGTTGATAAAAAGATACCTCTCCTCACAGGTTCAAATTTTGATGCCCTATGCAGGGAGAGGACTCCTGTTTGCATTATTGGTGTATTCAGATCGCCAAGAGCAAGGGAGAAGCTGGAATCCATTTTATTAATG GTCTCGCAGAAATCATTGACTAGGCGACAGAACACAGCCTCTAGCTCAAGAGATTCTATTTCGTATGCTCTTCTGGATGCTACCAAACAGCCAGCATTCCTAAATGCATTTGACAAATCTGGATTTAAATCGCTGGATAAGTTCTTGGTGGCTTACAAACCTCGGAAGGGGAAGTTTGCAGCATTTGTGAGTGAAACGACTGCAGAGGAAGTAGAGAAGTTTATCAGCTCAATCCTTAATGGGGATGTACAATTCAGCAAAACACGACAGAAGCCCATGCTTAAGTGA
- the LOC131168667 gene encoding dnaJ protein ERDJ3A isoform X2, with translation MQVSVKFRKLFTTYEILSDEEKRKNYDLYGDEKGNPGFEAGSPGDRGGYTFFTSGGQGNSGFQFRPDDWQSMGGHGQSGAFSFSFGNPSGKSSFGFGLNDVFSNFFGGNPNAGGHFGGFDSSTKSKPGSMGSKSIQAVNSQVFKKEITDQGITWLLFSYTPTLKGNQYYESIVEEVASSLQGALKVGSINCEKEQSFCKDLGVYPRRAPRIFLYSYKTSDSGSLIEYNGDLVAKGLKIFCQDHLPKFSKRVDLDNFDFSHTVDGLPRVMLLSMKKDTPVIWRALSGLFYKRFVFYDARVRDVSDPMVKNLGVDALPAVVGWLPNGEKKVLKAGISVKDLKSAIHDLSVLLDGFERKCKKVASNQAKNPETESVDKKIPLLTGSNFDALCRERTPVCIIGVFRSPRAREKLESILLMVSQKSLTRRQNTASSSRDSISYALLDATKQPAFLNAFDKSGFKSLDKFLVAYKPRKGKFAAFVSETTAEEVEKFISSILNGDVQFSKTRQKPMLK, from the exons atgcaagTCAGCGTGAAATTCAGAAAGCTTTTCACAA cGTATGAAATATTATCTGATGAAGAGAAGAGAAAGAATTATGATCTCTACGGGGATGAGAAGGGCAATCCTGGATTTGAAGCTGGCAGCCCTGGGGACCGTGGAGGATATACCTTCTTCACAAGTGGTGGACAAGGCAACAGTGGGTTTCAGTTCAGACCGGATGACTGGCAAAGTATGGGTGGTCATGGACAATCTGGGGCATTCTCATTTTCGTTTGGCAACCCCAGCGGCAAGAGTTCATTTGGTTTTGGCCTGAATGatgttttttctaatttttttgggGGCAATCCAAATGCTGGTGGTCACTTTGGTGGTTTTGATAGTTCAACAAAGTCTAAGCCTGGGTCTATGGGTTCTAAGAGCATCCAGGCTGTAAATTCACAGGTGTTTAAGAAAGAAATAACTGACCAAGGTATCACTTGGCTTCTGTTCTCTTACACACCTACATTGAAGGGGAATCAATATTATGAATCTATTGTAGAGGAGGTAGCCAGCTCATTACAAGGAGCTTTAAAG GTAGGAAGCATAAATTGTGAAAAGGAGCAGTCTTTCTGTAAGGACCTTGGCGTGTATCCCCGTAGAGCACCAAGGATATTTCTCTATTCATATAAAACAAGTGACAGTGGTTCTTTGATAGAGTATAATGGTGACTTGGTTGCAAAAGGTTTGAAGATCTTTTGTCAAGATCACTTGCCGAAGTTTTCAAAGCGTGTAGATTTGGATAATTTTGACTTCTCTCATACTGTGGATGGGCTGCCTAGGGTGATGCTTCTCTCTATGAAGAAAGATACACCTGTGATTTGGCGAGCTCTAAGTGGCTTGTTTTACAAACGCTTCGTCTTCTATGATGCAAGG GTTCGTGATGTTTCTGATCCGATGGTGAAAAATTTAGGAGTAGATGCACTTCCAGCTGTTGTTGGATGGCTACCAAATGGGGAGAAGAAAGTCTTAAAAGCAGGGATTTCTGTGAAAGATTTGAAATCTGCCATTCATGATCTTAGCGTCTTGCTTGATGGTTTTGAAAGAAAGTGCAAGAAAGTTGCTTCAAATCAGGCTAAAAATCCTGAGACTGAGTCGGTTGATAAAAAGATACCTCTCCTCACAGGTTCAAATTTTGATGCCCTATGCAGGGAGAGGACTCCTGTTTGCATTATTGGTGTATTCAGATCGCCAAGAGCAAGGGAGAAGCTGGAATCCATTTTATTAATG GTCTCGCAGAAATCATTGACTAGGCGACAGAACACAGCCTCTAGCTCAAGAGATTCTATTTCGTATGCTCTTCTGGATGCTACCAAACAGCCAGCATTCCTAAATGCATTTGACAAATCTGGATTTAAATCGCTGGATAAGTTCTTGGTGGCTTACAAACCTCGGAAGGGGAAGTTTGCAGCATTTGTGAGTGAAACGACTGCAGAGGAAGTAGAGAAGTTTATCAGCTCAATCCTTAATGGGGATGTACAATTCAGCAAAACACGACAGAAGCCCATGCTTAAGTGA